The following proteins come from a genomic window of Sardina pilchardus chromosome 1, fSarPil1.1, whole genome shotgun sequence:
- the LOC134090080 gene encoding B-cell receptor CD22-like: protein MHGSVIMHVNSLVCMIFLSVIPGVWSQDLYSVTYPSKSVCALENSSVTLRCSYNDGPYGTKTGYWYKERILNGDPKDLRQTPEYKDRVWMPRSENGCGLNIRAIRDSDSGVYYYGFKAWEYRQTTTAWIHGSPGTNVTVLKEVQLEVDRTSVTQRIKITCATSCRLPATAYYLWYRNGKYLKYTEEPSTYIDSASDSGSKGSYRCVVQAGGYRLTSSDVCVSGPDCWGKAPNPSLLPKRRWLGRQLTALDAPRNVSVSLSLSGYIMEGRSMTLTCNSDANPPATYTWYRGEGGETFFMESGQQWNISNISSEFSGHYRCKAQNSIGHNDSKPFLLDVYYGPKNTSVLITPSGDIVEGDSVTLTCSSDANPPVHSYTWYKISRVNASLGSEQKHFMTNISSGDMGQYYCEVANTVGTSNSAVQLVNVFYSPKNTSVIVSSSGEGRSVTLTCTADANPPVHTYSWYRKTSSGSVLMDTGNSSSYTGVSDGDSYYCAVHNEYGSHNSSEIEVSFTDINPKSGLFVALRIIPFVPMIAVLVLVCRTCKGVYIIKNTSTVVDDRKGEDPSAVYEDVSAL from the exons ATGCATGGATCTGTCATCATGCATGTCAACTCACTGGTATGCATGATATTCCTATCAG TGATCCCAGGCGTTTGGAGTCAGGACCTCTACTCTGTGACCTACCCCTCTAAGAGTGTCTGTGCTTTAGAGAACTCCTCGGTAACCCTTCGCTGCTCTTACAACGATGGACCTTACGGTACCAAAACAGGCTACTGGTATAAAGAGAGGATCCTTAATGGGGACCCAAAGGATCTGAGACAGACACCAGAGTACAAAGATCGAGTGTGGATGCCTCGTTCCGAGAATGGCTGTGGTCTTAACATACGAGCAATTAGAGATAGTGACTCTGGTGTTTACTATTACGGATTTAAAGCATGGGAATATAGACAGACAACAACAGCATGGATTCACGGCTCGCCCGGGACTAATGTCACTGTCTTGAAAG AGGTTCAGCTGGAGGTGGATCGTACGTCAGTCACACAAAGGATAAAGATAACCTGCGCCACGTCCTGTAGGCTGCCCGCTACTGCTTACTACCTCTGGTACAGGAATGGAAAATATCTAAAGTACACTGAGGAGCCTTCCACTTACATAGACTCAGCCAGTGACTCTGGGAGTAAGGGTAGTTACCGGTGTGTGGTCCAAGCTGGTGGCTATAGACTGACATcttctgatgtgt GTGTTTCTGGCCCGGACTGCTGgggcaaggcacctaacccctcactgctccccaagcgccgctggttgggcaggcagctcactgctctgg ATGCACCAAGAAATGTCTCAGTATCACTGAGTCTTTCTGGTTATATCATGGAAGGAAGATCCATGACTTTGACTTGCAacagtgatgccaacccaccagCAACCTACACCTGGTAtaggggggaagggggtgaaACCTTTTTCATGGAATCAGGACAGCAATGGAACATCAGTAACATCAGCTCAGAATTTAGCGGGCATTACCGCTGTAAAGCACAGAACAGTATTGGACACAATGATTCCAAACCATTTCTGCTGGACGTTTATT ACGGCCCAAAGAACACGTCTGTATTAATCACTCCTTCTGGTGACATAGTGGAGGGTGAttcagtgactctgacctgcagcagtgatgccaacccaccagtgCACAGCTACACCTGGTACAAGATCAGCAGAGTCAACGCTTCATTAGGATCAGAGCAGAAACACTTCATGACCAACATCAGCTCTGGAGACATGGGCCAGTACTACTGTGAAGTGGCAAACACAGTTGGAACCAGTAACTCTGCAGTGCAACTTGTGAATGTTTTCT ATTCCCCCAagaacacaagcgtgattgttAGTTCCTCAGGTGAGGGGAGATCAGTGACTCTCACCTGTACGGCTGACGCCAACCCCCcagtacacacatactcctGGTACAGGAAGACCAGCAGTGGTTCTGTTCTGATGGACACAGGGAATAGCAGCAGCTATACTGGGGTCTCAGATGGTGATAGTTACTATTGTGCAGTACACAATGAATATGGCTCTCATAACTCCTCTGAAATTGAAGTGTCTTTCACAG ACATAAATCCGAAGTCTGGACTATTTGTAGCTCTGAGGATCATTCCGTTTGTGCCGATGATAGCGGTGCTTGTGTTGGTGTGCAG AACATGCAAAGGTGTATACATCATCAAGAACACAAGCACAGTGGTGGATGACAGAAAG GGGGAAGACCCCAGTGCTGTGTATGAAGACGTTTCTGCACTTTGA